In Fibrobacter sp. UWR4, the sequence TGTAGATGTAAAGATAGCCTACGAATGGGAATCGGAATCGAGAGAATCATCTAGCAAGGCTGCCTAAATGCTTCCACACATGTTGATGATGCCTCTAAAATTTTTTGCATTTTCATATTTCCCTCTTATTCTATGCAAAATTATAGTAAGATTTTTAAATTTGAATTTGAAAATGGAAATGAACAGCATCCTCATACTGATAGGCATTAGCTGCATGGGTAGCTTTATCCAGCGGGTCAGCGGGTTCGGATTTGGCATCTTCGTGATGACAATCCTCCCCCACCTACTGCCCAGCTATGGAGAAGCTACAGCCCTATCCGGAATGCTGGCAGGATCCATGTCCATTGTGGTAGCAATCCGCATGAGAAAGTTCATCGTCTGGAGGGAAGTGCTACCCATCCTTACCATTTTTGGCGTTGTCAGTTTCTTTGCGGTGAGCGCAGTAGCCAATTTCGACGACAAGTTCCTAAAGCATATCCTCGGAGCCATCCTGATAGTCATCAGCATTTATTTTTTCTTCATTAGCGAAAAAATCAAGCTGAAGCCCACCCTCTTCGTACAAACTATTTTAGGAATTATTTCCGGAATCATGGGCGGGCTCTTCGCCATGCAAGGTCCTCCATCCGTCCTGTACTTCCTAGCCTCCTGCAGCTCCAAGGAAAAGTACATCGCCCATAGCCAAACCTACTTCGCCTTAGGCAATCTGATGATGACATTCTTTAGAGCAGGCAACGGGTTCGTCACTCCTGCGGTCGGAATGGCCTATGGTTGCGGAATCATAGGAGTGATCATCGGGCTTTTCATTGGCGGTAAGGTTTTCAAGAAGATTCCCCACAAGGTCCTGAAGAAAATCGTCTACGCCTATATGGCCGTAAGCGGTGTCGTTGCGCTTTGCGCCTAGGCGTTCTTTACTAGTCAAATACATTTTTTCAGAATGTCTTTTCAGTTCTTTCTTTATATATAGAACATCTTTTTCCAAACAAGTTACATCGGCGAATCTGATTCGCCAATGTTACTTTACAGTCACAGGCTGAATAAATCGTCCAATGCGAACCAGATAACGACCTGCGTGATGCATCTGGATTTCTGTTGAATTTCCGGTCAGGCGCATCGGGGCGACCACCATCTTTCCTTGCATATCAAATACAGCCATAACGCGTCCAGCTACGACACCTTCAATATGCAAATGCAATCCTTCGGAGCGAATGTTCGCAAAACTTGTCGGGACACCATCCGCCACCTGACGGACCACCAGCGGGACTTCTCCGGAAGGTTTATCACCAGAGGAATCATCGCCCATATCGGGAACGCTAGTATCCAGCAAGGAAATCCAAGAAAGAACTGGGTATGCGTCCTTCCCCACTTCCTGAGTCCAGAGAGAATCAGCGCCTTCATATTCACGCAGAGCCTTAAGAACAGTACCATCCGAAAATTCACTAAGACGTACGCCCGTCGCCTGGTCTTGATTGCCGGACAAATCATCATAGAATACGTTCGTCAGATGATGAAGATTCGAATAGCTCTGTTTACCAAGAAGGGGACCACGACCCGTTTTACCTTCAATCACACCAACATTAAAAGAATTTTCGATGTATACGTCACGGGACAAATCACCAACCAATCCGCCTGCGCCCCAGACTGCATATATATTTCCTGCATTAAAGGAGTTTGCAATGTGAAGTTCGCCACCACCAAGATACCCAACAAGGCCAGCAGCACCATCACCATCTTCCATATTAAGATTTCCGACGTTTGCACATTCCTTGATAGTCAAGTTTCCATCATTCTTCCCCACCATTCCACTGATGTAGTAAAGTCTGTTACCACAAAAAGTCACATCGCTGTAGACCCGTTCCATAAGGAGGTTTCCGTAATTTGCGCCAACAACGGCACCACTGCCCTGAGTACTCACAGAACCGCGATTTGATTCTGTGGTGACCAAGGAATTGATGAAGCCCACGTTTTTAATTACAGCGAGCGTATCCTCATTTGCGTCAGTAGAAGCAAAGAATCCTCTTGAAAAAACGTCGTAGGAATAAAGTCCAGAAATAGTGTGATATTGGCCGTCAAACACGCCCGAAAAACCGCTTATGCCATACCATTGTCTAAGGCTATCCAGGGGCTTACCCTCGCTATCAAAGACCTGGGGATTCACGACAATATTTGCAGACAAATTGACGCAAGCCTTGGCAGCATCCCGATCATACCAATTCTCACCAGTCCAATATTTTTCGATGAAACCACCAGCAACTGCCACATATCCATACAATTCCCCACGATTAGAAATGACAAAGCATCCCTCTTCATCCTTCCGAGGTTTTACAGGAACGCCTTCCCACTTGGCATAGAATGTCCTACGACCAGATTCTGTTGGAGAAATTTCAGTAACAGCATCCCCCTCAAATTTGGAGTTAGTGTACCAACCTTCAAAGCCGAATCCACTTTTCTTCAGTGTCGGTAATCTCATTTTTTCGCCAGAGATGTACTCCTTGAGATCAGGCAGTGTATCACCAAGAGAAATCAGCGTAACTTTAAAACGATAAATGCCATACTTTTCGTCGAATCTCGGAGACGATCCTTCCTGGCCCCAGATGCTTCCATCAATCCCATTTTTATTGTAGTTGTGCAACTGAACCACAGCAGCACCAGAGCTATCATCATTGTAATCAAAATAAGTACCCTTGGAATCAGACCACGAACCAGTATAATAACTGTTATCCACTTCATAGGTTCCGTTATTCAAACCAAGAAAAGCCCCGCATGTTTCATCTCTATTGTAAGTACCTACAAAAATATTGGAGTAGGAATTGACCAAGGTAAAGGAGCCATCATTTACGCCAAGAAAACCACCATTGGCGTGATATCCGTTGCCATTCTGATAGGAGCGGCTGTTTTCCACCAGCAGGGTTGCGTCTTTTTCATTATATCCAACGAAGCCTCCAGCGATGGAATCAGCATGTACAGCGTAATCACCCGCATCGGAAGAGGAAATACGCAATGTTGCACCAGAAGCATTTATCCCCACCATAGCCCCAATAATGGAATCCGCGTACATGCTGTTATCTTCCATGATAACACGATCCATAAAAAGATTACCTTCATTGACGGACACAAGACCAACCGCCGATTCTCCTTCGAGAATAAGTTTCAGCAGATGGACATTCTGGATGACCACAGGTTTATCTTTGGTTCCACCCACCACTTTCTTAATGAAACTATTATTATCCGTGTCCCAATAGACACGATAAAGGTATTCCAGAGTATGCCCCTGTCCATCAAAAGAGCCGGAAAATTCCTCTATGGGAGTCCACAGATATACGGAATCCTTCGTTTTATTCATATGAATATCGGCGGTAAGCACGCCGCATGCGGATTTTTCAGCAGCACGTTCTTCTGCGAAAGTACCATTCACAATAGCTGCAAAACCGAGAAGTTCACCTGCGCTAGAAATCTGATAGCACCCTTTTTCCACCTTAGGTTCCAGAAGTTCCGGGGTAAGATACGTTTTTGCAAAAGAGCAAACGAACGACAGCAAAACAACTGCAGTAAAACACAAACTCTTCATAAATTCTCCAAACAATTATAGGGATAAATATATTAAAAACATCCTAGCAGCATTTCAGCAATTCTTTTTATATTAAATTCTTGAAAACAAAATCATAGTTAAAATCATGCGTGCTTTAATTCTTTCCGACATTCACGGCTCTGCCGACGCAGTTCGCAAGGCCTTGGCTTTTTTTGACAAGTTCAATTGCGATAAAATTTTCCTGCTGGGAGACACCCTCTATCACGGGCCCCGCAATCCACTTCCCGAAGGACACGGTCCCATGGGCGTCGTAGAAGCATTAAAGCCCTTCGCCGACAAGATTGTAGCTGTCCGCGGAAACTGCGACGCCGATGTGGACCTGATGATGCTGGAATTTCCTATGGCGGATGAATACGCAGTGGTGGAAGATTCCACTACAGAAGGCGGCCACCGTACACTCCGTCTGTTCCTGAGCCATGGCCACATTTTTCTTCCGGAATGTTTCCCGGGTAACGCCCTGGACCAGCTGGAACCCGGCGAAGAAAAAGGCCGTGCCATTGACGTCTATCTTTACGGCCATACCCACATTTGGGATCTGCACAAGAATTTCAAGAACGTCTTGATGGTCAATCCCGGCTCCACCAGCCTCCCCAAAGGCGGTCAGGAAGCCTCCTTCGGTTTTTACGAGAGCTACGACAAGCCGGACAGCCGCGGAAACCTGGGAAAGTTCAGCATTCATTGCCTGAATAGCGGCAAGGAATTGGCTACTTTTGACCTGAACGACCGGGAGAACGTCTAACATGGTTCTAAACGTAATTTGGCTTGTATTCTTTTTTGGCGCATTTATCGCCTGCCTCATCCAGTGGCTAGCCTTTGGAGACAGCGGTATTTTCAACAAGGCAATCCTTGGCGCATTTGACATGTCCAAGACCGCCTTTGAAATCGCCCTCGGTCTTACAGGTATTCTGAGCCTCTGGCTTGGCATCCTGAAAATCGGTGAAAAAGCGGGTGCAGTCCAGATCTTAGCCAAACTGGTACAGCCCCTGTTCAGCAGGCTTTTCCCCCAGATTCCTAAGGGTCATCCCGTAGTAGGCACCATGCTCATGAACATCAGCGCCAACATGCTGGGTCTTGACAATGCGGCCACCCCCATGGGTCTGAAGGCCATGAAGGAACTTCAGGAACTGAACCCCAACGAAGATAAATCCGTCGCCAGCGACTCCCAGATCATGTTCCTGGTGCTGAACGCCAGCGGTCTAACCTTGATTCCCGTCAGTATCATGACTTACCGCGCCCAGATGGGAGCGGCCAACCCCAGTGATGTTTTCCTCCCGCTTCTGCTTTCAACCTTCTTTAGCACCATGGCAGGTATTTTTGCGTTAAGCTTTTTCCAGAAAGTCAAGCTGAAAGATCCTGTAACCGTTGCATGGCTTGGCGGTCTTTCCGCCTGCGTCATTGCCATCATGGTCTACTTCAGCCACCTGACTGCAGAAGCCATCGGCACCACCAGCCTTTTCCTCAGCGGAATCATCCTGTTCGGTGTAATCGTTGCATTCCTTGGCCTCGCCTGCTATCGTAAAGTTCAGGCTTATGAAGCCTTTGTTGAAGGAGCCAAGGACGGATTCCATACCGCGGTAATGATCATCCCGAATCTTGTGGCGATTCTTGTGGGCGTTGCCGTATTCCGCGCCAGCGGTGCCATGGACCTGCTGATGAACGGCATTTCCGCACTTCTTGGCATGATGGGCATTGGAAACGATGTTGTCCCCGCCCTTCCCACCGCCATTATGAAACCCTTAAGCGGTAGCGGTGCACGAGGCATGATGATTGACGCCATGAAGACTCTTGGTCCCGATAGTTTTGCGGGTCGCCTCAGCTGCATGTTCCAGGGTGCAGCCGATACCACCTTCTATATCATCGCAGTCTACTTCGGTTCCGTGGGCGTCAAGAAGACCCGTCACGCAGTCACATGCGCCCTTATCGCCGACGCCGTTGGCGTCATCGCGGCGATTGCAATTGCCTACATTTTCTTCCCGCCCATGGGATAGATCAACCAGCAGGTAATTTTCTTATATAGAAGCAAAAAGGTTCCGTTTAAAAACGGAACCTTTTTACATTCATTTCAGGACCTTGTTTAATGAGTCAATTACATGTGACCCATAGCAACCAATATCAAGCTGACAAGGTACAGCACATAGACCAGCAGCAGGATGAGACCGGCAATTCGGTTAATTCGTCCATCGCCTTTGCGACGGAATCCAAGAACCAGAATGGACAAGGTCAAAATTCCCATCAAAGGCATATCACGGGAAAGAACTTCCTTTTCGATTTCCTGCATAGGAGCGATGGAAGCTGCAATACCCACCACCATCAAAGTGTTAAAGAGATTGGAACCGATAATATTTCCAACGGCCAAATCATCTTCCCCCTTACGGGCTGCGGCAATGGAACTGGCCAGTTCAGGCAAGGAAGTTCCAATAGCCACAATGGTGAGGCCAATAAGCAGGTCGCTAACTCCAAAACTGCGAGCAATTTCCACAGCGCCCCAGACCAGGGCTCGGGAACTTGCAACCAGAAGAGCCATGCCAAGAACCAGCCAGAAGATGGACTTGCCAAGGCCCATGGGTTTTTCGTCACCTTCGGAAGATTCCTCAGCCGAAGATTCCACGGAGTTGCGACGTTTTTCACTCCAGATGTTGAAACCCATAACACCGAAGAATACCGCAAGGAAGACCATACCATCAATTCGGGAAACGTTTCCATCCAACAAAAGCAGGATGGAAAGAACGGTCACACCGATCAGTAAAGGCAGATCCTTTTTGAGGACGGAACGCTGAACCAGAATGGGAGAAATCAGAGCTGTCACTCCTAGAATCAATGCAATATTTGCGATATTGCTTCCGTAGGCATTACCTAACGCCAATTCCGGGTTCCCTTGCGCAGCAGAGAGGGCAGACACAACCATTTCGGGAGCACTAGTACCAAATCCCACAATGACCATGCCAATAAGTAAGGTGGACATGCCACAGAACTTGGCGACGCCAACAGCGCCATCCACGAACTTATCGGCACTCCACACCAATACCACCAACCCCACAATGACGGCAGCAAAAGCCGGAAGCAATTCTACAATATTCATAGATTAGAACGGATATACGGTTATGCCAACACCAAAGCTAGATGTGCTCAGGTTTAGATCCAGAACATCTGTCTGGCCAGCCGCACTCAAGTAACCGTCATACAAATCAGACAGGCCTAGTTCAGCACGGACATCCAGGGAGATATACTTGTTTGCAAGGACGGAGAACCCGAATACAAGGCTCCAGTCCAGTGAATTACGGTAATCATCATCAATTAGATCAACCTTGCTCTTCTTCTTATCCTTAGTATCAGGATCGGTGAAGGAAACCTTCAGTTCATCCTGAAGAGGAACGGAAAGCTGGGCACCCATATCGAAATAGATGCGGGAATCCATAGACTTGAAAGTGAACAGGACTGGAATATCCAATTTCTTCTGTTCAAACTTGAAAGTAGTGGGAACCTTATTCACATAATAGTTTTCGCTGGCATTACTCTGCTCATAAAGTACGCCCAGCTTGACACCCATGGTATATTCATTCAAAGGAATGATTGCACTGACACCAGCACGCCAGGAAAGACCATCAAAAGTTTCTTCATCCCAGTCGCCATATTCGCCATTACTCATGTAATAGCCGTTAATAGACCCCTGGACACCAATCTTGAATTCCATCGGATAACGGCCACGGAGCTGGTCCAGAGTCACGGTATCCTGGCCGGATGTTTCAGCAACGTACACTGTATGTACCGGAGTTCCATCCATTCCAATATAAACGCGTTCAACGTAAGTGGTTTTCTTGGGAGCAGGCTTTGCAGGTTCCGTAACAGGCTGAGCAGCAGAAGAACCTCCATTACGGACAGCAACAGGTGCCGGGCCTTCTACAGGAGCGGCAGGAGCGGGTTCTGCGGCAGGTGCTATTTCCGCTACAGGCGCCGGAGCTTCAGATTCATTACGGACAGCAACAGGTGCAGATTCTTCGGGGACAGATGACTCAGCTGCAGTTTCTGGCACATCCTTTTCAAGATTCTGATAGGCAGCGTCTGCCTTAACTTCTGCAGGAGCTGCAGTTTCTGAAGCGGGTGCGGCAACCGGAGCTGCATCCTGGGCAAAGGCAATTGCTGCAAAAGAAGCTGCAGCCAATGCGGACTTCATCTTCAAATTCATATGAACCTCCATATTTTACTATGCTCATTATAGCATTTTAAAAAATGAAAAAACACTATAAAGCGAGTTTCTATAGACAAAATGAACATTCCTATGGACAAAATGCTAGATTTCCAGATATGAAAATCAATATTGTCAAAAACGCCTCGGGCAAGGCCAATGTGTCTGCCCTCTTTTTCGTAAAGCAATCCATCCAGTTTTCCAACGTCCTGAGCGACGTCGCAACAACCCAAGTGGAATCCGTCCTGAAGGGGATGGCAGAAGGCCCCTTCGAGGATCTGGACCTCCTTGAAATTGACGGCACCTCCACCATTTTCGTGAATGCAGCTAAAGAACGTGGCATCTCCAGCTTGGACCACCTACGTATGGCAGCATATCGTCTGGCAAAGAAGGCCATGGCCCGACAAATTCCCATAGTTTCCATTATGCTGGCGGATGCTGCGGACGAACAGTTCAAATCCATCGTCCACGGGCTGAACTACGCCAACTACAAGTTCGACGCCTACAAGAGCAAGCAAAAAGATAACTTCCAGGTCACTTTTGAAATCGTTGCCGGTGACAGGGCCAGTGTTTTTAAATCCATCGAAGAAGAAGTCGCTATCGAACAGACCGCAATCACTCTGGCAAAGAACCTGGTGAATACTCCTGCGGCCGACTTGACTCCCGAAGATTTCGTTGAAGATGCAAAGACCATCGCCAAGTACACCAAGGGCATGTCCATCAAGGTCCGTGACATGAAGCAGCTTGAAAAGGAAGGCTTCATGGGTCACATTACCGTAGGCAAGGGAAGCGACCGTCCTCCCTTTATGGTGACTCTGGAATACAAGCCCGCAAAGCCTACGTCCAAGGACCACCTGGTCATCGTCGGTAAGGGTCTGTGCTTTGATACGGGCGGTCTCTGCCTGAAACCGCCTAAATCCATGCCGGAAATGATTAGCGACATGACGGGTGCAGCCACCGCCTTGGCCGCCATCCAGGCTATTGCAGAACTGAATCTTCCCATTCATGTGAGTGCAGTACTTTGCCTTGCTGAAAACGCCATCGGCAACAAGTCTGTCCTTCCTGGCGATATCTTTACCGCAAAGAATGGCAAGACAGTCATGGTAGACAATACGGATGCAGAAGGCCGTCTGGTTCTTTCCGATGGTCTGGCAGAAGCAGGCCTTATTGGCGCCACCCACATTGTGGACTTGGCCACTCTTACAGGCGCCATGGTCCGTGCCCTGGGTTATGCCATCGCAGGCTTCTTCAGCAACGACGATCCGCTGGCTTTGAACATCATCAACAGCGGTGAAGCCTGCTGCGAAAAGTTCTGGAGCATGCCTCTGGAAGAAGAATACGCAGATGGTCTAAAGGATAAGTTTGCAGATCTCAAGAACACGGGTTCCGACGCTGGAGCGATCAGCGCAGCCCTCTTCCTCCAGGAATTTGTACCTGCTGAAACCGCATGGGCACACCTGGATATTGCAGGCACCGCCTTTGTGACCAAGAAGTGGAAGTACACCGAATACGGCGCCACAGGCTTCGGCGTGCAGACCCTCATTGAACTTGCCCGCAGAATGGCAACGCCTGCAACCAAAGAAGATTACCAAAAGGTTTAAAAGCCGGGATTGTCAAAAAAGACGGGCAACTTTGCCCGTCTTTTTTCGTAAGATTACGCACGATAGAAAGTGAAGGACCTGCCCTCGATTTTCTTACTTTCGTAAGTACAGGAATCCGCCTGTTTGTAGAGATCGTCGAAATCGATCTTGCCGCCCCTATAGAACGTAGCGCCCAGACTGACGCAAACCTGATAGTCGTCAAGACCTTCAATCACAACGTTAGACAGTTCCGCAAAGAATCGTCCAAAAGCGAGACATCCCTGCTCCTCAGTCTGAATCTTATTCAGGAAGACCATGTATTCGTCACCGCCCAATCTTAACATGATGTCTCCATCGCGAAAAACCCGGCGCATGGCATCTGCCACCGCTATAATGACCTTATCCCCAATCTGGTGGCCATAGCTATCGTTAATATTCTTGAATCGGTCCACATCAAAGAGGCACAGCAAACCCTTCTTTCCGCCGTGGATGGCTTCCTTGATCTTGGTTACACCGCCATTTCGATTTAACAGCCCAGTCATGGAATCTGTTTCCGCCTGAGAAATCAGTTCCTTTTCACGACGTTTCTGTTCATCAATATCTTCTACAGCAAATATGACAAAACGGGGCAAATCGTCAGACTTGTCATAATCCACATTCACATAACGGGCGCGGCACCAACTCCCTTTCTTTGATAGATATTCGTGGGTAATGGTTCTCTTGCCTTTTAGACGTTCCTTAACGGTCGATACATCTACAAACCGTAGTGCAGCATCCTGAAAATCAGGATCGGCACTGTATTCGATACCTCTTTTCACCAGACGACCGAAATTCTTATCCACTCGATCCAACGCATTATTGAAATTTTCAGTACTGCGAATCTCCGCATACATACCGGTATCCAGATCAGCATGATGCATACTCAAATAAATGGTAGAGACAGACTTCAGGTAACGGGTCATCTGTTCCTGGTTGGTCAGTTCATTCACTCGATGCTCGAAAATAAAACGTTCCAATTTCATACGGGTCATATAGATACCGAGCGCAAGACCCACATTGCTATACACAAGCATATTCGCTACTTCAAGTATACGAGTTTCGGGCGATTTCAACACCATGGCTAAATGGATAAAAAGCAATTCCAGGCAGACGTACATCAAAATCACACGGATCGGCCTAACCGTAAAGAACATTGGCACAATGGCAAACATGACCAGCAAGGAAATGGTCAGCTGATTCGGTGAAGAGATAAACGCCAATACAAACCCAAAGGCAAATAAGTTCAGTTCAAATAGGTCAACAAGCCAATTCAACAGTTTCGGATATTTCGGAACCAGGTAACGGTTTGCAAAGAATATGAAAAGGGAACAGACAAGTCCAAGGGCATAACCTGCACTCTGGGCAACCTTTGCGTCCAGACTCACGGCATTGAACCCAGCCAAAGCCACTAAAAAAAATGGCGACCGCAAGGCGTGAAAAATTATGGAGAGCCTCACTGTTGCTGTGTGCAACAGCACCGGCAATCTTCTGAAACACCGCCGGCTCCGCACTTCCGTAAAGGACGTATTGCTTACACCAATTAAAAGCATTCATTTTCACATCTTTAATGTAAAATAAAAATGAGAGACAGAGCAACAATATGCCTAATTTTTCTATCTTTTACATCGTATGAAGAATGTAGATACTATTGCCGTTCTCGATTTTGGTGGTCAGTATGCCCACCTGATCGCAAACCGTGTCCGCCGCCTCGGCGTTTTCACCGAAATTCATTCCCCCAACTGCGACGTTTCCGAACTGGAAGGCGTCAAGGGAATCATCTATTCCGGTGGTCCCTCCAGCGTTTATGCTGCCGACGCTCCGGAATACAATCCCGAAATATTGAACCTACCGGTACCCAAGCTGGGTATCTGCTACGGTCATCAGCTTATCGCCCAGCAGCTGGGCGGCCACGTTGAACCGGGCAAGGT encodes:
- a CDS encoding InlB B-repeat-containing protein — translated: MKSLCFTAVVLLSFVCSFAKTYLTPELLEPKVEKGCYQISSAGELLGFAAIVNGTFAEERAAEKSACGVLTADIHMNKTKDSVYLWTPIEEFSGSFDGQGHTLEYLYRVYWDTDNNSFIKKVVGGTKDKPVVIQNVHLLKLILEGESAVGLVSVNEGNLFMDRVIMEDNSMYADSIIGAMVGINASGATLRISSSDAGDYAVHADSIAGGFVGYNEKDATLLVENSRSYQNGNGYHANGGFLGVNDGSFTLVNSYSNIFVGTYNRDETCGAFLGLNNGTYEVDNSYYTGSWSDSKGTYFDYNDDSSGAAVVQLHNYNKNGIDGSIWGQEGSSPRFDEKYGIYRFKVTLISLGDTLPDLKEYISGEKMRLPTLKKSGFGFEGWYTNSKFEGDAVTEISPTESGRRTFYAKWEGVPVKPRKDEEGCFVISNRGELYGYVAVAGGFIEKYWTGENWYDRDAAKACVNLSANIVVNPQVFDSEGKPLDSLRQWYGISGFSGVFDGQYHTISGLYSYDVFSRGFFASTDANEDTLAVIKNVGFINSLVTTESNRGSVSTQGSGAVVGANYGNLLMERVYSDVTFCGNRLYYISGMVGKNDGNLTIKECANVGNLNMEDGDGAAGLVGYLGGGELHIANSFNAGNIYAVWGAGGLVGDLSRDVYIENSFNVGVIEGKTGRGPLLGKQSYSNLHHLTNVFYDDLSGNQDQATGVRLSEFSDGTVLKALREYEGADSLWTQEVGKDAYPVLSWISLLDTSVPDMGDDSSGDKPSGEVPLVVRQVADGVPTSFANIRSEGLHLHIEGVVAGRVMAVFDMQGKMVVAPMRLTGNSTEIQMHHAGRYLVRIGRFIQPVTVK
- the yfcE gene encoding phosphodiesterase is translated as MRALILSDIHGSADAVRKALAFFDKFNCDKIFLLGDTLYHGPRNPLPEGHGPMGVVEALKPFADKIVAVRGNCDADVDLMMLEFPMADEYAVVEDSTTEGGHRTLRLFLSHGHIFLPECFPGNALDQLEPGEEKGRAIDVYLYGHTHIWDLHKNFKNVLMVNPGSTSLPKGGQEASFGFYESYDKPDSRGNLGKFSIHCLNSGKELATFDLNDRENV
- a CDS encoding nucleoside recognition domain-containing protein, giving the protein MVLNVIWLVFFFGAFIACLIQWLAFGDSGIFNKAILGAFDMSKTAFEIALGLTGILSLWLGILKIGEKAGAVQILAKLVQPLFSRLFPQIPKGHPVVGTMLMNISANMLGLDNAATPMGLKAMKELQELNPNEDKSVASDSQIMFLVLNASGLTLIPVSIMTYRAQMGAANPSDVFLPLLLSTFFSTMAGIFALSFFQKVKLKDPVTVAWLGGLSACVIAIMVYFSHLTAEAIGTTSLFLSGIILFGVIVAFLGLACYRKVQAYEAFVEGAKDGFHTAVMIIPNLVAILVGVAVFRASGAMDLLMNGISALLGMMGIGNDVVPALPTAIMKPLSGSGARGMMIDAMKTLGPDSFAGRLSCMFQGAADTTFYIIAVYFGSVGVKKTRHAVTCALIADAVGVIAAIAIAYIFFPPMG
- a CDS encoding calcium/sodium antiporter, which encodes MLPAFAAVIVGLVVLVWSADKFVDGAVGVAKFCGMSTLLIGMVIVGFGTSAPEMVVSALSAAQGNPELALGNAYGSNIANIALILGVTALISPILVQRSVLKKDLPLLIGVTVLSILLLLDGNVSRIDGMVFLAVFFGVMGFNIWSEKRRNSVESSAEESSEGDEKPMGLGKSIFWLVLGMALLVASSRALVWGAVEIARSFGVSDLLIGLTIVAIGTSLPELASSIAAARKGEDDLAVGNIIGSNLFNTLMVVGIAASIAPMQEIEKEVLSRDMPLMGILTLSILVLGFRRKGDGRINRIAGLILLLVYVLYLVSLILVAMGHM
- a CDS encoding sulfite exporter TauE/SafE family protein, coding for MNLKMEMNSILILIGISCMGSFIQRVSGFGFGIFVMTILPHLLPSYGEATALSGMLAGSMSIVVAIRMRKFIVWREVLPILTIFGVVSFFAVSAVANFDDKFLKHILGAILIVISIYFFFISEKIKLKPTLFVQTILGIISGIMGGLFAMQGPPSVLYFLASCSSKEKYIAHSQTYFALGNLMMTFFRAGNGFVTPAVGMAYGCGIIGVIIGLFIGGKVFKKIPHKVLKKIVYAYMAVSGVVALCA
- a CDS encoding M17 family metallopeptidase; amino-acid sequence: MKINIVKNASGKANVSALFFVKQSIQFSNVLSDVATTQVESVLKGMAEGPFEDLDLLEIDGTSTIFVNAAKERGISSLDHLRMAAYRLAKKAMARQIPIVSIMLADAADEQFKSIVHGLNYANYKFDAYKSKQKDNFQVTFEIVAGDRASVFKSIEEEVAIEQTAITLAKNLVNTPAADLTPEDFVEDAKTIAKYTKGMSIKVRDMKQLEKEGFMGHITVGKGSDRPPFMVTLEYKPAKPTSKDHLVIVGKGLCFDTGGLCLKPPKSMPEMISDMTGAATALAAIQAIAELNLPIHVSAVLCLAENAIGNKSVLPGDIFTAKNGKTVMVDNTDAEGRLVLSDGLAEAGLIGATHIVDLATLTGAMVRALGYAIAGFFSNDDPLALNIINSGEACCEKFWSMPLEEEYADGLKDKFADLKNTGSDAGAISAALFLQEFVPAETAWAHLDIAGTAFVTKKWKYTEYGATGFGVQTLIELARRMATPATKEDYQKV
- a CDS encoding porin family protein — translated: MNLKMKSALAAASFAAIAFAQDAAPVAAPASETAAPAEVKADAAYQNLEKDVPETAAESSVPEESAPVAVRNESEAPAPVAEIAPAAEPAPAAPVEGPAPVAVRNGGSSAAQPVTEPAKPAPKKTTYVERVYIGMDGTPVHTVYVAETSGQDTVTLDQLRGRYPMEFKIGVQGSINGYYMSNGEYGDWDEETFDGLSWRAGVSAIIPLNEYTMGVKLGVLYEQSNASENYYVNKVPTTFKFEQKKLDIPVLFTFKSMDSRIYFDMGAQLSVPLQDELKVSFTDPDTKDKKKSKVDLIDDDYRNSLDWSLVFGFSVLANKYISLDVRAELGLSDLYDGYLSAAGQTDVLDLNLSTSSFGVGITVYPF
- a CDS encoding diguanylate cyclase, with product MAGFNAVSLDAKVAQSAGYALGLVCSLFIFFANRYLVPKYPKLLNWLVDLFELNLFAFGFVLAFISSPNQLTISLLVMFAIVPMFFTVRPIRVILMYVCLELLFIHLAMVLKSPETRILEVANMLVYSNVGLALGIYMTRMKLERFIFEHRVNELTNQEQMTRYLKSVSTIYLSMHHADLDTGMYAEIRSTENFNNALDRVDKNFGRLVKRGIEYSADPDFQDAALRFVDVSTVKERLKGKRTITHEYLSKKGSWCRARYVNVDYDKSDDLPRFVIFAVEDIDEQKRREKELISQAETDSMTGLLNRNGGVTKIKEAIHGGKKGLLCLFDVDRFKNINDSYGHQIGDKVIIAVADAMRRVFRDGDIMLRLGGDEYMVFLNKIQTEEQGCLAFGRFFAELSNVVIEGLDDYQVCVSLGATFYRGGKIDFDDLYKQADSCTYESKKIEGRSFTFYRA